AGTTTGGATTATGGCTACAAAAGAATCTCCGCTTGAAAGTCATGCTTATATTGTGGACATAAAAACTGCAAATATTTCTAAAATTACTACTGAGCCCGGAACTCACAAAGTTGCACTCACAAAAGATTTTTCATTATTCAGCGATTCTTATAGCTCTTTAAAAATGGGACATAGCTGTTCTATTAAAAATTCAAAAGGGAAATTAGTTAAGCAATTAATTAGAGATGAAAATCCGCTGAAAGGCTATGATGTGCCAGAAATAGAGTTTTTAACTTTAAACGCATCTGATGGCACAAAACTTTATGGTAGGCTTTTTAAACCGGTTAATTTTGATTCAACAAAAAAATATCCTGTAATAGTGTATGTTTACGGAGGTCCGCACGCACAGTTAGTTACAAATAGTTGGACTGGCGGTGCTGGTTTAGTAATGTATTATTTAGCATCTAAAGGATATGCTGTTTTTACATTAGACAATCGCGGCTCTGCAAATCGTGGATTTGAATTTGAAAGTGCTATTTTTAGAAATTGTGGCGGTGTCGAAGTTGAGGATCAAATGGCGGGTGTAGATTGGCTAAAACAGCATAAATGGGTAGATAAAGATAGAATTGGAGTGAATGGTTGGAGCTATGGCGGATTTATGACTATGAGCTTAATGCTGAAAAATCCGGGAGTTTTTAAAGCTGCGGTTGCTGGTGGACCAGTTATTGATTGGAAATATTACGAAATCATGTATGGAGAGCGATATATGGACACTCCTGCTGAAAACCCAGAAGGGTACAAAAACTCAGCACTTACAAATTATGCGGATAAGTTAAATGGACGTTTATTAATAATTCAAGGATATAAAGACGGAATTGTTGTACCTCAGCATTGTTTGTCATTCTTAGAAGCTGCTATAAAAGCTGGTAAAGTTGTTGACTTTTTTGTGTATCCAAATCATGAACACAATGTAAGAGGATATGATGCAATCCATTTGTACAAAACGATTGTACAATATTTTGATGACCATTTAAAATAGAAAACTGTTTCTAATGAGTTTACTGTGTGCAATGCGTTGGTAATCAGCGTGTTACAAAGGCAGGAGCGGTGTAAAAGTTTAATTTTTATAAACGGCAATATTTATCTTCTTTTTTTCTTTTTATTAATGTTTATTAGTAATTCACATAATAAAATAAAAAACAATGTTGATATAAATAATAGAAATGTGTTTTTTAATGTATTTAGGAAGTTTGAAAAGCGGAATACATCTAATAGGGTTACAATTAGGCTATGTACAGCGATAATGATGCTTGAGTAAGCTAAGAACGATTTCCATCCAAGGTCGGAAAGATTAGGTTTTAGCCAAGCTTCATATTCTTTTTTTGCAATAATTATATTTGATAAAAATGGTCGTATGCCTGCTATTGCAGTTGTTGCAGCGGCATGTATTCCGCCGGTGCTAACAAAAATATCTTGTGTTAATCCGGTGAAAAACGAAATTATAAGGAGTAACCAAACTGGTGTTTCAAAAGGAATTAATAATACGAAATATAAATAAAAAGAAGGGTTTATAAATCCGAAAATATTTAAATAGTTGAATAATAGAGCTTGCAATAAAAACACTATTATAAAACGTATTATGTTAGATAAAATCAAATTATCTTTCATTTTTTTGATCCTCCTTGAATTTATCTAATTCGTCAAGTTCACTTTTTATCAGGTTGCGAACAATATAAACAGAATTTAATTTGCCAAAATCAGCTGCTAATCTAAATTTTATATTATAAAAAGCCCTTGTTTCGTCAGCTTTAAAACTTTCTACATATCCAATATTTATTCCAGTAGGGAAAATATTACTGTAGTTGCTTGTTATAATTGTATCTCCTACATTTATTTTTATGTGAACGGGAATATCTTTTAAAACGCCGTAAGCATAGTTCATTCCATCCCAATAGCTAGTGCCTGTTGCTCCTTTATCCTTTATTTGAGCGCTTAAACTTATATCGGAATGAAGAATAGACTTTACTAAACAGTAGTTTTTAGATGTGTTTGAAACAATGCCAACCACGCCATCTGGTGAAAAAACTCCCATTCCTTCTTCAACGCCTTGCTCGCTGCCTTTGTCAAGTGTAATGTAGTTGTTTTGATAATTTATAGTGTAATTTATTACGGCAGCAGTAATGTAATCAAATTCTTGACGATATAAGTTGTCGTCCACCATAAAAACACGTTGGTCGGAAATAATGAATGACTCTTTGCCACGACTTCTTAATAAGATATTTTCTCTTAAAAGCCGTTCATTTTCTCCCCTAAGGTTTATAAAAGAAATAATATTTGAACGAACCGATAAAATATAATTATTTATGCTAGAAGAATATTGAAAAAACACAGAATTATGATATGCATTTACATTGAAAGTTATTAGTAATGCAATAACTTCAAGTAATAAAAATAAAAGAAACATGCGAATACGCTTTAAAAAAATAAATAAGTTTCGCATTTATTTAAAATATATTATTTAATCAAAAATGGGAATCTATCAAAATTCTTAAGAGCTATTCCAGCACCACGAGCTACGGATCTAAGAGGGTCTTCAGCAATATGAACTTTTAGTTTTGTTCTTTGTTCAATACGTTTGTCTAAACCTCTTAGTAAAGAACCGCCGCCAGCCATATATATACCAGTTTTTAAAATGTCTGCAGAAAGTTCAGGAGGAGTATTTTCAAGCGCATTTAAAATCGCAGCTTCTATTTTATTAATTGTTTTATCAAGAGCTTGTGCAATCTCTGAATGTGAAACCATAACTTCTCTTGGAATGCCTGAAAGCAAATGCCTACCTAACACAGGAAATTCTGGCGGGACATTATCTATTTCTGCAATTGCTGCTCCAACATGAATTTTAACGCTTTCAGCAGTGCGTTCTCCAATGCTTAGGTTGTGTGCTTTCCGCATGTATTCTTCAATATCTGAGTTGAAGTCGTCGCCAGCAATGCGAATACTTTTGTTGCTAACAATTCCACCAAGTGCAATTATAGCGATTTCGCTTGTACCACCGCCTATATCAATAATCATGTTTCCAGATGGTTCTAAAACATCAAGCCCAATGCCGATTGCAGCAGCCATAGGTTCATGTATAAGGCGTACTTCTTTTGCTCCAGCTTGTTCGGCAGAATCTCTAACAGCACGTTCTTCTACTTCAGTTATGCCGCTTGGAATGCTAATAACCATTTTTAATGAAGGTGGAAACAATGGTTTGCGAGGACTTATCATTTTAATCAATTCCCGCATCATGTGTTCAGCAATCATAAAGTCAGCAATAACTCCATCTCTCAATGGTCTTACTGTTTTTATATTTTCATGTGTTTTACCGTGCATCATCATAGCTTTTTTACCAATAGCCATGATTTTATTGGTGCTTCGGTCTATTGCAACAATGGAAGGCTCGTCCACAACAACTTTATCGTTATGAATGATAACAGTATTGGCTGTTCCCAAATCCATTGCAACTTCTTTAGTCATAAAATTAAAAAGTCCCATCTTGTTTTATTAATGTTTAAAATGTCTGTTTCCTGTGAAAATTAAAGTAATATTATTTTTTTGACAAAAACTTATTGTGTCCTCGTCTTTAATAGAGCCACCTGGTTCAACAATAGTATTAATGCCATTTTTGTGAGCTATTTCAGCACTGTCGCTGAAAGGGAAAAAAGCATCAGAGCATAAAATGCTGCCTTTTACATCAAAGCCAAATTTCTTAGCTTTTTCTATAGATTGCTTTACGGCATCAACTCTGTTTGTTTGTCCAGTTCCGCTTCCAATAAGCATGTTGTTTTTTATTAATGCTATTGCATTTGATTTTAGGTGTTTTACCACTTTCATTCCAAACAACATGTCGTCAATTGCTTCTTTTGTAGGAGCTGTGCCGGCTTTTTGCACCCAGTTATCATAGTTCTCTTTTAGAGTGTCAGTTTCTTGCCATAATGTGCCAAAAGAAAGCTGCTTGATTGCAGATTTAGCTTCTGGTAATTGGTTTAGTTTAAGAATTATTCTATTCTTTTTAGTTTTTAATTTTTCTAGACCAGCTTCGTCAAAATCAGGAGCAATAAGCACTTCGTAGAAAAAATTATATAGTTTTTCACAAGTTTCAAAATCAATTTTTTTATTAAAGGCGATAATACCACCAAAGGCTGAAACAGGGTCACAAGCAAGTGCTTTTTCCCATGCTTCATTTGCATTTTCAGCTTGAGCAACTCCGCACGCGTTTGTGTGCTTAACTATTACGCACGTGCATTTTTCAAATTCATGAAGCAAATCTAAGGCTCCGCTTACGTCTTGCAAATTGTTGTAGGATAATTCTTTACCATTTAATTTCGATAAAAACTCATCTATATTGCCATAGAATTTCGCTTTTTGTGCTGGATTTTCGCCATAACGAAGAGTTTCACCATTGCGTAAGCTGATTTTTTTTGAATCTACTTCATCATTTTGGTTCATCCAGTTAAAAATTTGGGAATCGTAATGTGAAGAAACGTCAAAAGCGCGAGTTGCAAACAATCTTCGTTGCTGTACAGTGGTTTCGCCCGAATTTAAGATGTCAAGCAATTCTTCGTAATATTCAACGGAAGGAACAATCAGCACATCGTTGTAATTTTTTGCTCCAGCTCTAATCAAACTAATTCCGCCAATGTCAATTTTTTCAATTAATTCGCTTTCTTCTTTTGTTTTTTTAAGAGTTTCTTCAAATGGATATAAATCTACAATTACTAAATCAATGGATTTTATATTGAATTTTGCAGCTTGTTCCACGTCTTCAGCGTTATCACGTCTGTAAAGAATTCCTCCAAAAACTGCTGGATGCAAAGTTTTAACTCTTCCATGAAAAATTGCTGGAAATCCTGTTAAATCGGAAATGTCAACTACTTTTATGTTTAGTTTTTTTATAAAATCAGCGGTGCCTCCTGTAGAGTAAATAGCAACTCCTAATTTGTTCAAGCGTTGCACAATTGGCTCTAATCCTTCTTTATTGTAAACAGAAATAAGGGCTGAAGTTATTTTTTTGTTAGCAGACATTGAACTTTTTTATGTTTTTCTTAATAAGGTGCAAATATACATTAAAAAAATGTATTTTTATCTTGATAATGTAAAAAAGTTGAACTAAAATTAATATTATGAGGTTTTTAGCGCTCCAATAATTTCGCTTACATTTTTAATTTTATGTTTTTCGCAGTAATTGTCTATTCCGCATATAATCTCTTGTGTAACGGAAGGATTGATAAAATTAGCAGTCCCTACTTGTATTGCAGTAGCTCCGGCTAACATAAACTCAATAGCATCGCTTGCATTCATGATGCCGCCTAAACCAATAATTGGTATTTTAACAGATTTTGCACACTGCCAAACCATTCGTAAGGCAACGGGCTTTATTGCAGGACCAGACAGTCCGCCAGTGATGGTGGAAAGTTTTGGCTTCATGGTTTCTGCATCAATAGCCATTCCTAATAGCGTGTTTATGAGAGAAATAGAGTCAGCACCTTGACTTTCTGCTACTATTGCGAAATCGCTAATATTTGTAACATTAGGCGAAAGTTTCACCATTAAATGTTTTTTATAAACGGCTCTTACAGCCTTTACCACGTCTGTTAGTGATGAACAGTTTGTGCCAAAAGCCATGCCGCCTGATTTTACGTTAGGACAGCTAACATTTAGCTCTATTGCAGGAATTTCGTTTACTTCATTTAATATTTCGGCAGCTTCGACGTAATCTTCAATTTTTGACCCAGATAGATTTACGATTATATGCGATTTGTAATGTTTTATTTTTGGTAAAATCTCATTAATAAAAGCATTTACGCCTTTATTTTGTAATCCTACCGCATTTAGCATGCCCGAAGCAGTTTCAGCCATACGAGGATAGTCGTTTCCTTGCCGAGGTTCGAGTGTTGTGCCTTTTACTATAATTGCTCCAATGCGGTTTACGTCAACAAAATCTTCGAATTCATATCCATAGCCAAAGGTTCCGCTAGCGGTCAATACCGGATTTTGCAGTTCTAAATTTCCAATATTTACTTTAAGATTAGCCATGACACACAGGATTATGATTCCAATTTTTCAATTTTGTTACGTCAAAAACGGGACCTTCTACGCAAGCTCTTACATTTCCATCAACTGTAGAAACAGTGCAGCATAAGCAGGCTCCTATTCCGCAAGCCATAAGGTTTTCAAGTGACACTTCGCAGTAAATACCCGCATCGCTAGCAAGTTTGCCGATAGCTTTCATCATAGGATTGGGACCGCAAGTGTATATTTTTGAAAAAGTTTTTAATTCTGACTTAAACCATTTATGGTCAGTGATTATTCCTTTTTCTCCAAAGTAGCCGTTTTCGGTGAGAATAGCTGTTTCTCCTAGTTTTTTATAATCTTCAGCACATAAAATATCATGTTCAGTTTTCCCACCAATGGCTATATGGCAATCTGCTCCAAGGTTATTCAGTTTGTGAGCTAAATATAATAATGGAGCAACTCCGCATCCACCGCCAGCTAACAAAACTTTTTCTTTTGGATTTGCCATAGAAAAGCCGTTGCCAAGAGGATAGACAATGTCTAAAAATTCTCCGACTTTAGTTTTTGAAAGTTTTTCAGTGCCAGCACCAACAATTTTCACCATTAAATCAAGAGTGCGATTTGATGTGTTTACATTGTGAACAGAAATAGGTCTTCTAAGAAAAGTTGAAGGACTTCCGCTAATTAAAACCTCTACAAATTGTCCGGGTGAAATTTCAGGGCAATTTTCAGGAAGTTGAAGCGAAATAACTACATGCTTTTCGTTCAGTTTTCTATTGTTGGTTACAAGCAATAATGCTTTACTTTTTTTATTTGTCATCAGAATTTTCAGATGATTTTGTATCTTTTTCTTCTTCTTCTTTAGTGTCAATTAATTTGAGTTCAACAAGAAGATTATACCAAGAAAAGAGTTTTTTCAAATCGCTAGGATAAATGCGGTCTCTATCCCAATCGGGATATACTTTATCCATAAAAGCAAACATTTCTTTTTTGTCAGATTTTGGGTCTATGGCTTTTTCGCCATTCAAATTTGTAAAAATTGTTTTTAAAACTTCTTTTAGAGGAGTATCTTCTTTTGTAGTGTAAATGCTAATATCCTCAAGAGCACTAACTCTGTCGGTGGGGAAAACAGGAATTTTGCTTCCATCAACTAAGCTTTGGACAAGCATTCCAGTTTTAGTTTGAGAAACCACTGAGAATAAGCCTGGTTTTCCTGAGATTGCAATAATGTTTGATAAATCCATGAAACTTTTTTTTGAAACTTGTTATTAAATTTTTCCTGCAGAAACTTCAACTTCAGGAGCGATTTTTTTTGCTAAACCTTGTAAAACATTACCTGGTCCAACTTCAATAAACTCTGCCGCGCCGTTTTTTACCATATTTAACACTGTTTGTGTCCAACGCACAGGAGAAGTGAGCTGTAGGATAAGATTTTCTTTTATTTTGTCAGGGTCTGTAAAAGGATTTCCACTTACATTTTGATAAATAGGGCAAATAGGTGTTTTTATATCAGTTTTTGAAATAGCATCGGCAAGTTCTATTCTTGCAGGTTCCATAAGTGGGCTGTGAAAAGCTCCGCCAACTTTAAGCGGTAAAGCTCTTTTTGCACCAGCTTCTTTCAATAGTTCGCATGCTTTGTTGACGCCTTCAACAGAACCAGAAATCACTAATTGTCCGGGGCTGTTATAATTTGCAGGGATAACAATTTCGTCTGATATTTTTGATAAAACGTTTTCTACAACGCTGTCATCTAATCCTAAAATAGCTGCCATTGTGCCGGCTTGAGCTTCACATGCTTTTTGCATTGCCATTGCACGGATGGAAACTAATTTCAATCCATCTTCAAAAGATAGAGCTTGCGAAGCTGTTAGGGCTGAAAATTCGCCTAAAGAGTGTCCTGCCACCATTTGTGGTGCAAATGAGCTTCCCATACATTTTGCAAGTATAACGCTATGAAGAAAAATGGCTGGTTGTGTAACCTTTGTTTGCCTCAAATCTTCTTCAGTTCCGCTAAACATTATGTCTGTAATGTTAAAGCCGAGAATTTCGTTAGCTTTGTTAAACATCTCTTTCGCTTCATTGAAGCTATCATTCAAATCTTTTCCCATTCCGGAAAATTGGGCACCTTGACCCGGAAAAACATACGCTTTCATTGCAATAAAATTTGTGCAAAAATACAATTTTAATTTTTGAAAAAAGTAATAGATAAGAAATAAAAAACTTATAAGTTATTTACAGTTTGATAAGTTTTATTATTTCACTTTTAAAGCCCAAATTAATTTTCAAAAAGTACATCCCTGAAGGATAATCGCTAAAATTAATCTCAACTGAATTTTCTCCGATGTAACTCTTTTGATTTGAAATATTGTTCACATTTCTACCCATGAAATCATAAATTGAAAATGAAATATCGGAATTTTTTTTAAGAGAATATTTTATATTTAAAATAGCATCAATGGGATTAGGATATGCTTGAATAATAATGTCATTATTAGATAATTCGCTAACTCCAATATTTGATTCACAATTTTCAGTATTAGCAGGCAACATAATAGAAATGCTATCGCAAGAAGTCATAAGTTTGCTTTTATCCAAAACATAAACACCTCCATAAATTGTATTGTAACTACTATATAAATCTTTTCGATTCTCGTAAGAAATTGGACCCTGAGACATTGTATAATACATTAAATCAGCATTATCATTTACATGTCCTAACCCATGAGCATGACCTAATTCATGTTGTGCAACGGCATAAAAATCATGTTTATTTATGTCAATATCTTGTGTGTAACTTATGTCAATTTGCCATCCTATAGCATTAATATTTGTAAAATCGCGAGAAAAGCCAATATCGATATCTTTATAATAAGCAACTTTATCACCATTATTATCAGTACACACGTGTCCATTGTTAAATTGTATTTTTGCTAAAGGTTTTCCATGATAACTATCATTTAAATAAATTACACAAATATTGTCTGTGTTATGTTGAATCTGAACGCTGTCTTTAATCTGCCAATTAATAAGGGTTGCACAGGACCAATGATGTAAAGCCTCTTTCATGGCAATATCTTTTGCTGGGTCATTATAAATACTTGAATCTAAACTGAAATTTTTTGTTGTATCTAAATAATCAGCAAATACACGCAAAGGGATTTTTTTGTAAGATGGTGTGTTTTTTGCAATAGATAGATTAATATTTGCATAGCTAATTTGAATTGGAGTTGAATATGTATATTTTGCACCATCACTCCTGCATACAGTAAGGTAACCGGAACCAACACCTTTTTCATATCCAATAGGAAATAAAGTATCTACTCTTGAAGGAACAATAAATTTAATTTCATTATCATTCCACGATAGGTAGTCAATATAGTCAAAATATTTAATTAAAACATTTCCACCTTCATCATTAGGCATCCATATTTGCCCAGTATCTCTAACACTTCCAAAATTAAACCCTTCAATAGTTAAAACAGAATTGGTTCCTGATGTAATAGGATTTGGATGAACATTGGTTATTATTGGACCTGGACAAAGTACATAACTAATTGGTTGAATATATTCAACATTATCATATTGTAAGAAAGAGTTCATGGGATTTTCTGTAGAAGTAAGGGTATATAAATTAAAAAATGAAACATTTTCAATATCAATAAAAAATAAACCCGATACATCTGTACAATTTAGAATCTTCATTTTTACATGAGCCAAAATCTGTGGAGTTGGAGTTAATAAAGGTCTGTTCCACGTACCAGCGTTATAATCTGAACCAATACCAAACCTTATTGAATTGTTTGAATCATCAGTCATAATAGTCATTGGATCAATGTATGTGGTTGTGTTATAATTTGTTCCTCTTGTAATTGTAACATTATTATTTGCAACTATATTTGTGCCGAAAGGAATTGTGTTGTATTCTATTACAAAGGCAGTATTATCAATGTATGTATTACTACTTGAGCCATTTACAACAATATCAAACTCATAATACTGATTGCCATTTGTCTGTTGTTGATTAATAATTTCAAAAGTAATGCCCTCATTTGCCTTTTCTTTTGATTGCGATTTAATTTCTGCCTTTTTTTTCCTTTCATCAAGGAGTTGTTGTCTAATTTTAGCATTTTTTAATCTTTGTTTATGCAAAAAATTATTTTGAATTACAACATCTAAAACAGAATCTTCTTTTTTTTAATTTCATTCTTGGTTGAAATAACACCCTCTTTTTTTAAGTTATT
This window of the Bacteroidales bacterium genome carries:
- a CDS encoding prolyl oligopeptidase family serine peptidase; the encoded protein is VWIMATKESPLESHAYIVDIKTANISKITTEPGTHKVALTKDFSLFSDSYSSLKMGHSCSIKNSKGKLVKQLIRDENPLKGYDVPEIEFLTLNASDGTKLYGRLFKPVNFDSTKKYPVIVYVYGGPHAQLVTNSWTGGAGLVMYYLASKGYAVFTLDNRGSANRGFEFESAIFRNCGGVEVEDQMAGVDWLKQHKWVDKDRIGVNGWSYGGFMTMSLMLKNPGVFKAAVAGGPVIDWKYYEIMYGERYMDTPAENPEGYKNSALTNYADKLNGRLLIIQGYKDGIVVPQHCLSFLEAAIKAGKVVDFFVYPNHEHNVRGYDAIHLYKTIVQYFDDHLK
- the mreC gene encoding rod shape-determining protein MreC, whose amino-acid sequence is MRNLFIFLKRIRMFLLFLLLEVIALLITFNVNAYHNSVFFQYSSSINNYILSVRSNIISFINLRGENERLLRENILLRSRGKESFIISDQRVFMVDDNLYRQEFDYITAAVINYTINYQNNYITLDKGSEQGVEEGMGVFSPDGVVGIVSNTSKNYCLVKSILHSDISLSAQIKDKGATGTSYWDGMNYAYGVLKDIPVHIKINVGDTIITSNYSNIFPTGINIGYVESFKADETRAFYNIKFRLAADFGKLNSVYIVRNLIKSELDELDKFKEDQKNER
- a CDS encoding rod shape-determining protein; the protein is MGLFNFMTKEVAMDLGTANTVIIHNDKVVVDEPSIVAIDRSTNKIMAIGKKAMMMHGKTHENIKTVRPLRDGVIADFMIAEHMMRELIKMISPRKPLFPPSLKMVISIPSGITEVEERAVRDSAEQAGAKEVRLIHEPMAAAIGIGLDVLEPSGNMIIDIGGGTSEIAIIALGGIVSNKSIRIAGDDFNSDIEEYMRKAHNLSIGERTAESVKIHVGAAIAEIDNVPPEFPVLGRHLLSGIPREVMVSHSEIAQALDKTINKIEAAILNALENTPPELSADILKTGIYMAGGGSLLRGLDKRIEQRTKLKVHIAEDPLRSVARGAGIALKNFDRFPFLIK
- the purH gene encoding bifunctional phosphoribosylaminoimidazolecarboxamide formyltransferase/IMP cyclohydrolase, with translation MSANKKITSALISVYNKEGLEPIVQRLNKLGVAIYSTGGTADFIKKLNIKVVDISDLTGFPAIFHGRVKTLHPAVFGGILYRRDNAEDVEQAAKFNIKSIDLVIVDLYPFEETLKKTKEESELIEKIDIGGISLIRAGAKNYNDVLIVPSVEYYEELLDILNSGETTVQQRRLFATRAFDVSSHYDSQIFNWMNQNDEVDSKKISLRNGETLRYGENPAQKAKFYGNIDEFLSKLNGKELSYNNLQDVSGALDLLHEFEKCTCVIVKHTNACGVAQAENANEAWEKALACDPVSAFGGIIAFNKKIDFETCEKLYNFFYEVLIAPDFDEAGLEKLKTKKNRIILKLNQLPEAKSAIKQLSFGTLWQETDTLKENYDNWVQKAGTAPTKEAIDDMLFGMKVVKHLKSNAIALIKNNMLIGSGTGQTNRVDAVKQSIEKAKKFGFDVKGSILCSDAFFPFSDSAEIAHKNGINTIVEPGGSIKDEDTISFCQKNNITLIFTGNRHFKH
- a CDS encoding dihydroorotate dehydrogenase, with amino-acid sequence MANLKVNIGNLELQNPVLTASGTFGYGYEFEDFVDVNRIGAIIVKGTTLEPRQGNDYPRMAETASGMLNAVGLQNKGVNAFINEILPKIKHYKSHIIVNLSGSKIEDYVEAAEILNEVNEIPAIELNVSCPNVKSGGMAFGTNCSSLTDVVKAVRAVYKKHLMVKLSPNVTNISDFAIVAESQGADSISLINTLLGMAIDAETMKPKLSTITGGLSGPAIKPVALRMVWQCAKSVKIPIIGLGGIMNASDAIEFMLAGATAIQVGTANFINPSVTQEIICGIDNYCEKHKIKNVSEIIGALKTS
- a CDS encoding dihydroorotate dehydrogenase electron transfer subunit; its protein translation is MTNKKSKALLLVTNNRKLNEKHVVISLQLPENCPEISPGQFVEVLISGSPSTFLRRPISVHNVNTSNRTLDLMVKIVGAGTEKLSKTKVGEFLDIVYPLGNGFSMANPKEKVLLAGGGCGVAPLLYLAHKLNNLGADCHIAIGGKTEHDILCAEDYKKLGETAILTENGYFGEKGIITDHKWFKSELKTFSKIYTCGPNPMMKAIGKLASDAGIYCEVSLENLMACGIGACLCCTVSTVDGNVRACVEGPVFDVTKLKNWNHNPVCHG
- a CDS encoding DUF5606 domain-containing protein, whose protein sequence is MDLSNIIAISGKPGLFSVVSQTKTGMLVQSLVDGSKIPVFPTDRVSALEDISIYTTKEDTPLKEVLKTIFTNLNGEKAIDPKSDKKEMFAFMDKVYPDWDRDRIYPSDLKKLFSWYNLLVELKLIDTKEEEEKDTKSSENSDDK
- the fabD gene encoding ACP S-malonyltransferase; amino-acid sequence: MKAYVFPGQGAQFSGMGKDLNDSFNEAKEMFNKANEILGFNITDIMFSGTEEDLRQTKVTQPAIFLHSVILAKCMGSSFAPQMVAGHSLGEFSALTASQALSFEDGLKLVSIRAMAMQKACEAQAGTMAAILGLDDSVVENVLSKISDEIVIPANYNSPGQLVISGSVEGVNKACELLKEAGAKRALPLKVGGAFHSPLMEPARIELADAISKTDIKTPICPIYQNVSGNPFTDPDKIKENLILQLTSPVRWTQTVLNMVKNGAAEFIEVGPGNVLQGLAKKIAPEVEVSAGKI
- a CDS encoding T9SS type A sorting domain-containing protein → MHKQRLKNAKIRQQLLDERKKKAEIKSQSKEKANEGITFEIINQQQTNGNQYYEFDIVVNGSSSNTYIDNTAFVIEYNTIPFGTNIVANNNVTITRGTNYNTTTYIDPMTIMTDDSNNSIRFGIGSDYNAGTWNRPLLTPTPQILAHVKMKILNCTDVSGLFFIDIENVSFFNLYTLTSTENPMNSFLQYDNVEYIQPISYVLCPGPIITNVHPNPITSGTNSVLTIEGFNFGSVRDTGQIWMPNDEGGNVLIKYFDYIDYLSWNDNEIKFIVPSRVDTLFPIGYEKGVGSGYLTVCRSDGAKYTYSTPIQISYANINLSIAKNTPSYKKIPLRVFADYLDTTKNFSLDSSIYNDPAKDIAMKEALHHWSCATLINWQIKDSVQIQHNTDNICVIYLNDSYHGKPLAKIQFNNGHVCTDNNGDKVAYYKDIDIGFSRDFTNINAIGWQIDISYTQDIDINKHDFYAVAQHELGHAHGLGHVNDNADLMYYTMSQGPISYENRKDLYSSYNTIYGGVYVLDKSKLMTSCDSISIMLPANTENCESNIGVSELSNNDIIIQAYPNPIDAILNIKYSLKKNSDISFSIYDFMGRNVNNISNQKSYIGENSVEINFSDYPSGMYFLKINLGFKSEIIKLIKL